The sequence ATAAAAGGAAACTGCCTTGAGCTTGTGCTAGTGCCTACACAGGTCTTTCTTCCTTCATTAGTTACCCTCTTGACGTAATAGAGACAAAAGGAAAATGGAACCGAATATATTCAACTTTGTCCTTTTTTCGgttttctttaccttttttCATTTCCAAACCTGAGTCTTGTCCCTTTAAATCAACGGCTTCTTTTAGTcaatagaaatagaaagacTTTTCCACACTATGTTGGATCGATATCTTACACTTTCTAATTAGATGAATGACacttgtaaaatatttatcattctctttttatttagcCAGGCTtctttgaatatatatatatatatatatatatatatatacaaaacctaaaatataaaaccatGTCACTCATGTAATAGTTAAGTATAATATATTGGAAGTTGCCGAAAATTCGTACATgattaatgatattaaaatgataGACATGAACGCCTAGGTTTGATTGGCTAAACAAAATGGAACGTAATGAGCAATACCTTCCTTTTCTACTCTCTTGATAAATTGCAAGTTAAGTTactatctatatatatacttaaattGACTCATTGCAAGCATTATTCAGTGTTATCTTAGAccaagtaataataataaatccgGATTGCAATTGCAGGAAGAAGGATGGGTGGTTTGCCGAGCATTCAAGAAACCAATTCCTAATCAAAGGCCCGGTTTTGAAGCTTGGAACCATGCGTATTATACCAACAACATTAACAACCATGTCAGGCCTCCATTTTCATCAGCAGACACTGTAACCGCTACTGCTACACAAATGATTCATCACCAAAATCAGAGCACAAGTAGTAATTTTCACCACCCTTTGATCAGCTCAGAACCAGAGCTAGTTTCTGGCAGCCATACAACATTAATCTTGGACAATAACCAGCTCATTGATCTTCCTCAACTTGATAGCCCTCCTAGTACACTTTCAACAAGTTTCGCGACAAGAAAGGGTTATCATCATAACAGCCAAAGCGGCGTTGGAAATGAAGATTTCGAGGAAGAAAGGAGTAATAACAGTACCCAGTTCATTGATTGGAAGAATTTGGATAGTTTACTAGCTTCGCAAGTGAGTGATACTGGTTCACCATTTGCCATTCCAAGCTTGCAGTCTATACCGCAAGGCTATGATCTTGAAGGTCAAAACCATATTAGTCATTTTCTTGATTGCTTTCCTGAACCATAACTACatcaagaattaaagaaaaagaaggacaGCCTCACTAATTACCATGTTGTTGCATATTCATATATCCATTTTAATTAGAAGTTATTCAAGAAGTTGCATATGATAATCATGTATGTagccaaaagaagatatgATATTAGAGAGAATTCACATGCAAATTGAATCTCTCTTTCTCACTCTTCTATAAGTCTATAGAGTCATGGGGTGAAGCTTTTAattcaccttttttttttttttctttttcttatgtatAATTGCTCTAATTTGAAAATTCACTGTCTGAAGACGAGTCCAGTACTAATTAAACTatactttgtttttttttttttgttttaaatcgATCACTTTTggtttattatgtttattttcataattgtaAATTGTTGACTATTGCATGCTTATCATGTACTTATGATCTTGATTTGTCATAATGTTGGATTCTGAACTAATAATACTGTTTCCCTAGCAGTCTTTTTTAGTactttattcattattttgatTACAAAAATTCTTGCAACACTTTGTTTTCTCATTACTAATGTATTTTTACTGTTTCTTTTTCATACTTATTTGATCGTTTTTGTAGcatcttttgttcttctttaGAGCCGCAATTTTGCACTCTTGAGATATCAGCAATAATtgttcttttatcttttaatttaatatttactcTTGTGAATGTTTAGTTATAAAACTCTATAACGAAAATCTCTATACTATTTTcggtatattttatatattattattagcgttttacatttattattattctatttttatcacgtagcataaaaatagaaatgaatatgtaatattcaatatataaacCATGATAAACTGTCagtattttgctttatttattaactatttgtattttgttcataaatttaattagtaagctaatattttcttatagtggTAAGATAtgacatattttaatatgttatattaattaagaaatatatttttaaaatttataaagacAAATATGTCATGTATATATTGTTTCATAATTATCaaactataaataataaaaatactaaactaACAAGAATGTTAAGTATGAAAGCAACAGGTTGTTTAATTTCAGTGTTAATAACCGCTATCTtgtagttatttgtttatttaatttgttatttctaacttaatatttttaaatgaaaaaaattatttttaaataaaaaataccatttttgacattttaaaTCTGTAAATTAGCCCTTAGAATTTATAAACAGTTTTCACAAAGGTTTCTTggtatttttaataagttttcttgcggttttacaaattaaattataaaataaataacagaatatttcttttttcaaatttccGAAATGTCTCAGAAATGTTTTGAGAGATTTcagtatttaaaatttgtaaagaCACAAGAACAAGGTATCCTGTTAGAAGTTCCTTGCTTCAATCCAAATTTAACATCCTTCAGTTTGAATTTTGGTTTGATTAGGATTTTTGCTGAGTCCTATTAGGCTGCATGAAAAGTGTAatgtactttattttatattcttatagaCTCTATATGATAATTTAATCATTGATATTATTGtgaattaaaaattctttAGGTGTGAGTATTGGGGTTCTATATACATTTATTAACTTTcattcaagaaaaatgaaagattttgacattttttctttcttgtctCCTTTTCagggtaaaaaaaaaaaaaaagaaatcactcttttataattttaagtatGTAATTATTTcgagataaaaaaatatatatttataaattgtaataaaaaaaatacatcacTGTTAAAAAGTTCTGATTCACAAAGATTTAGTTCTTTTCGTCCGACTAGccattattatcatattactCGTTTTTGATAATATGACTTTAGagtttaaatacttttaattttatgtttaactATCCAATCAcagtttaagaaaacattaacctaataatatcaatttggcagtcaaataatgaaattagaaAATGTTAAGCTGTCAAATTATCAAATACAAACAacataataatgatatttgatcagtgtaaaaataattaaattttttatgaattaaacataaaattaaataattaaatacttctttttgtctaaaaaaattataaaaataagtgcATCACTaaaatattgttttatttattccaAAAAAAGTCATTGGAAAAGTCTAGGCCCCTAGGAAGCTCCACCAAATGAATGGGCCGGCCCGCCTAATTTAAGACTAGATCATTACAAATTGTACTCCAATATATGGATTCACAATGTTACTGAAAACGAAAAGTAAATAAGTgaataattcttatatttaagaGAGAGAAATTGCAAGGGTAGAATGGTAATTGACGTAATGGATAGGATAAGCCCATGATAGCCCAAAGCTTCCTCATTTCAAAGACAAAAGGAAAGAGAGCTCTTTAGCTCTTCCtctccaaaagaaaataacaatggCAACCACTTGTACAACACTATCTCTCTGCTCATCATTTACTGCTCAATGCACAATCTCTAATCACAAGCAAAACCCAAATTTTATTTCGAAAACCCACTTTTCCTCTAATCCTAAAATTGGGCCTTTCACCAAATCCCACAAGCTTACCACAAGACCCTCTTTTTTACCCATTCTAAAATCATCTGAATCCGATGCTCCCGTCCTTGAGGTTGAGGATGCTAATGCACCTGAGTTACAGCCTGAACCTGCTCCTTTTGTCGAGGTTGCTAAGGAGGAAACCAAGCGTGAGGAGATTTTTGCTGTTGTTATGGTTAGTAGTCAATTATAGCCATAAAGATTgcactttttttttccttctccttttccttttctgtagTTTTATAGATAAGCTTAGTGCTTTTTGAAGTAATGGCATTTCTTGGTAGGATAGTTTTTCTTCTCGCATTTTCGGTTGAATCTATAATTCTCAACCGTAATCTGTGATAATGCAGCTTGCTActtattttcttgaatttattTCTTACTAATTTGTTTGTTACCCAGTTTTTGttgtattttcattttattcaaatttgttTTTCTAGTGTAATGTAGTGAGGAtcttaataatattagatGGTTGGTAGAGTTATATTTTGATCATTGGATGATAGGTCCGAAATTTTTGTTAGGTCatccatttttttatatgctgGTTTTTATGGATTCACTTGTTGTGGTGTTCCCATTTTAAAAGGAGTGAATTATTATACAAAGTTTTGTATTTTGCTATTTATTCAGGTTGGGGGGCGCCAGTATATTGTTATTCCTGGGCGCTTTATCTATGTTCAGAGGCTGAAAGGTGCAAATGTGAATGATAAGGTAGGCTTCTAATGTTTCCTTTATGCATTTTGGTTGCTTTCTATGTTTCCATTCCTGTCACAGTTGTGCTTTCTACGTTTCCATTCTTGTCACAATTGTAAGAATGTCTTTTCTACTGTTTACTTATGTGTTAGAATTGTTCTTTCAAGttgtatttgatatttaacCTGCAAAGGAGCTAGTGATAATACCAGAGTATTGACCtgtcttcaattttatttagattcttGCTTCAACGGAACCCTGTCTTTGTTCTTATGATTTGGCAAGCTGGAAATTGGAACTATACCCTTTAAGCCTCACTGCCTTGGGCTAGGTTATACCTGAATGCCAAGAGCAACTGAGTAAGGGATCGAGaggaattaaaattaaaagatacaTAGGCTTTCAACAGCCAGATGAGAGGCTGCAGCAGTCCTTATCATTTATATTTCATTGCTAGTTGGTCTTAGTATAAATGCAACAACTGGAGTGACCCTCTAATTTTGAAATAGGTTGATTTGTTAGGAGTTGGATTGGACTAGAACTTTTGCATTATTTAGTTGCTTTGGAAAGTAGACAAGACAAGTGTTCTCTCCAGAGTCAACAACTTTAGAAAATTCTACTAGTTTCTGGCAGTCTGGCTCAGTTATCTATGCTGTCATTTTCCAGGTGTAGATTCTTCTTGTTGCTGGTAGctttagatattatttttcaaacttACATGttaatagatttatttatttccagCTGATACTTTTGCTTGTGGATGGACTGAACCGAGTAGCAATGATAATATGTGTGTGGAGTATTATGACAAATTTCTCAACTTTTGCCATCTAACTTTATGTGGCTTCTAGATTATTTTGTCCCCTTCATTTCTGCctcctcagacgaggcaacagtcacttttcttttcattataattttctttcttcttgttCCTGCCCTCCTATAACAGGGggaggagaaaagaaaattctttcCGCCACtcaattattattgaaatttcttttgttattgatgaaagaaagaaaaggtgaaACAAAAAATCTTCCAGTGTATCTGACTATTTGTTCAGCGAGCCAAATAAAGATCTTTACAACTTGACATGCTAGGTTCCGAGCCAAGATGGAGAACTTAACGTATTTGGATAGTATACACATATACAAATATGCACAAGCACATGGATGTATGTCCCTGAGTGTTGATTTATAGTGAGAGAGATATTctatttgaaattttcttatatcaacttGGAGGTCATTGGGATTTGGGACATGTGCATCACTGGGGATGAGTTACCATAATTCTATATTGTATTAGAAGACAGTCATTGAATTACATGATCATCCTTGTTTTAGCTAAGGTATTTTAGCTTTTTAGAAATGCATTAAATTTTTGCTAGTACCATGATCACTTCTTTGAATGGGGAACTTGGAGTCTCCAGGATTACTATGCATTGCCTATGTACTGTTGGTGACCACTAAGCAGGGACCTTCAATTCACCTtgataacttttcttttatttttggaagtttGAGTAAATTgtgatttagattttaaagGAATAACAGGCAATTGCATGCTTTAGTTCTCTCTCACGAACAGCTATTGCAAGTTTTCCCACTTTGGATCTAATTCTTTTAATCAATATTTAGTGAAATACAAATTATGTAATTACCAAATGTATCGTCAATGTTAATATTACATATAGTTTGGTCTAGGTGTGTTACACAATGAGCTAGTCTGCtgttaaatcttaatttaaaatatttagttattatcAGATGCTCCATTGTAGTGTACTGTTGTTGTGCTTAACATCCTCAAAGTTCTGGGATGTTATAATCCGGCTGCCTCAGTGGCCCAAATTCTTCTCGATTATGCTCTTTCTTAATTAGAATGTTTAATTTATGAGGTCTTTTGGATGCCAGTTCTATGTTGCAGCTTGCAATTTCCTCAATTAAACTGTCCAATGTGTTGATTCTTGTGCACAGGTTGCTTTGAATAAGGTTCTACTTGTGGGAACAAGAACCACCACATATATTGGGAAACCAGTAGTGACTAATGCTGTTGTTCATGCTGTAGTTGAAGAGCAGGTGGTTTCGCAACTTCGTATGTGCATTAGTTctttcaactttaattttgcCATCCATCTAATTTGCACTCACATATCTTGTTACAGGGATTAAATCCCAAGGTTGTTGTTTTTAagtataagaagaagaaaaactaTCGGAGAAATATTGGTCATCGGCAGGTAATACCATTTctgttattatcatttttttcacTTACAGCACTTTTCTGGTATGCTAGGCACACACAGTTTTaccccaaaaagaaaatgtgcaATTATAGTGAATGCCTGTTTCAATTGCCTCTTTCAAGTGGACAGCTCCTTTGATTTGTGAGTTTGTGCAAGTCTTTGTTTTACCCTTGCGCTGCTGTGTTATTTCACTTAGACAAAGTAGTTGCAAGTTTGATCCATGGAAGCTGATCTTTTTAGTAGACGACCCTTTG is a genomic window of Ricinus communis isolate WT05 ecotype wild-type chromosome 2, ASM1957865v1, whole genome shotgun sequence containing:
- the LOC8262715 gene encoding NAC domain-containing protein 30, coding for MEMESCVPPGFRFHPTEEELVGYYLKRKINSLKFDLEVIVDIDLYKMEPWEIEARCKLGYDEQNEWYFFSHKDRKYPTGTRTNRATAAGFWKATGRDKAVLSKNKLIGMRKTLVFYKGRAPNGRKTDWIMHEYRLQTSEHGPPQEEGWVVCRAFKKPIPNQRPGFEAWNHAYYTNNINNHVRPPFSSADTVTATATQMIHHQNQSTSSNFHHPLISSEPELVSGSHTTLILDNNQLIDLPQLDSPPSTLSTSFATRKGYHHNSQSGVGNEDFEEERSNNSTQFIDWKNLDSLLASQVSDTGSPFAIPSLQSIPQGYDLEGQNHISHFLDCFPEP
- the LOC8262714 gene encoding 50S ribosomal protein L21, chloroplastic, whose amino-acid sequence is MATTCTTLSLCSSFTAQCTISNHKQNPNFISKTHFSSNPKIGPFTKSHKLTTRPSFLPILKSSESDAPVLEVEDANAPELQPEPAPFVEVAKEETKREEIFAVVMVGGRQYIVIPGRFIYVQRLKGANVNDKVALNKVLLVGTRTTTYIGKPVVTNAVVHAVVEEQGLNPKVVVFKYKKKKNYRRNIGHRQPNTRIRITGITGYQDYPAVTLDS